One genomic segment of [Phormidium] sp. ETS-05 includes these proteins:
- a CDS encoding SH3 domain-containing protein → MLNLAQHKSFYSKTALSRAIVLAIVSLLVGCQTPEGAKEQGNSGSTSLNDQGAGEQGSRGAGEQGSRGAGEQSPSLPVTPSPSLPVTPSQSLPVTQSPSIPLPPPPTPPTPPTPPTPPPLSQSPSQPITITPATEGCKITMAIVSDPNPPLNVRSAPMVAEGNIVGKVDNGTYVTVTEEQNGWLRIDEPAGWISKQNTQTSCSQVTEKINFAPNGNSAIIKGRIIGPGSHKYILSASAGQTIKVIKLNPEGVFPAIIDPDGNILAGNPYTDADRNEWTGTLPVTGDYSLQMDSNFRGFDYQFSVEVN, encoded by the coding sequence ATGCTCAACCTCGCCCAGCACAAATCTTTTTACTCTAAAACAGCCCTCTCCCGAGCGATCGTTCTGGCGATCGTCAGCTTGTTAGTTGGCTGTCAAACCCCAGAAGGAGCAAAGGAGCAGGGGAACAGCGGTTCGACTTCGCTCAACGACCAGGGAGCAGGGGAGCAGGGGAGCAGGGGAGCAGGGGAGCAGGGGAGCAGGGGAGCAGGGGAGCAGTCTCCCTCTCTCCCAGTCACCCCGTCCCCCAGTCTCCCAGTCACCCCGTCTCAGAGTCTCCCAGTCACCCAGTCTCCGAGTATCCCCCTCCCCCCTCCTCCCACCCCTCCCACCCCTCCCACCCCTCCCACTCCTCCCCCACTCTCCCAGTCTCCCAGTCAGCCCATCACCATCACGCCCGCAACAGAAGGGTGTAAAATCACGATGGCGATCGTCTCCGACCCTAACCCCCCCCTTAACGTCCGTTCCGCTCCAATGGTGGCCGAGGGTAATATAGTGGGAAAAGTGGACAACGGCACATATGTAACAGTTACAGAAGAACAAAATGGCTGGTTGCGCATAGATGAACCAGCCGGTTGGATTTCCAAACAAAACACCCAAACCAGTTGCTCTCAAGTAACCGAGAAAATTAATTTTGCCCCTAATGGCAACTCAGCCATTATTAAAGGGCGGATTATCGGTCCTGGCAGTCACAAATATATACTCTCAGCTTCTGCAGGTCAAACCATAAAAGTTATCAAATTGAATCCCGAAGGAGTTTTTCCCGCTATTATTGACCCCGATGGTAATATTTTAGCAGGCAATCCCTACACCGATGCCGATAGAAATGAGTGGACGGGGACTTTACCAGTCACAGGCGATTACTCCTTGCAAATGGATTCTAACTTTAGAGGATTTGATTATCAATTCTCTGTAGAAGTGAATTAA
- a CDS encoding DUF3318 domain-containing protein → MDPAIEISRLLDVMPASGRMKTKIQSKPQQPKPIDCAPLSAKSGLPWDQERIIWINFDLWRNLSQPQRDLLILRTVSWLLGVRWFKLDLYQGLVVAGMMGTLVELAQGDAVGVVVAGGLVGFAINQIWRSSRSATQELLADTEALQVAQRRGYTEPEAARYLMEAIEAVAKIEGRTTLSFTELIRCQNLRAIAGISPQGIPNNLNL, encoded by the coding sequence ATGGATCCAGCAATTGAAATCAGCCGCTTGTTAGACGTGATGCCAGCTAGTGGGCGGATGAAGACGAAGATACAAAGCAAACCGCAACAGCCCAAACCCATTGACTGCGCCCCATTGAGTGCAAAATCGGGGCTGCCTTGGGACCAAGAAAGAATTATTTGGATTAATTTTGACCTGTGGCGGAACCTATCTCAGCCACAAAGAGATTTGCTGATTTTACGCACTGTAAGCTGGCTTCTAGGAGTCCGATGGTTCAAGCTAGACTTATATCAGGGTTTGGTAGTGGCGGGAATGATGGGGACTTTGGTGGAATTAGCCCAGGGAGATGCGGTGGGAGTGGTGGTAGCTGGGGGGTTGGTGGGTTTCGCCATTAATCAGATTTGGCGGAGCAGTCGATCGGCAACCCAAGAGCTGCTTGCAGATACAGAGGCGCTGCAAGTGGCGCAACGACGGGGTTATACAGAACCGGAAGCGGCGCGGTATTTGATGGAAGCGATCGAAGCCGTCGCCAAAATTGAGGGGCGCACCACCTTGAGTTTTACGGAATTGATTCGCTGCCAAAATTTGCGGGCGATCGCGGGCATTTCCCCCCAAGGCATCCCCAATAATCTCAATCTTTAA